From a region of the Flavobacterium branchiarum genome:
- a CDS encoding transporter suffix domain-containing protein — translation MDKSNFKKTLGFIFFGITLICWVGAPIIPFTDIPNKAIVTTTVVIVGEVFFVSAIALLGKEYWGKIKQWFKNLFSKNTKEN, via the coding sequence ATGGATAAAAGCAATTTTAAAAAGACACTTGGTTTTATATTCTTTGGCATCACGCTCATATGCTGGGTTGGTGCACCCATAATACCATTTACTGATATCCCTAATAAGGCAATTGTGACAACAACGGTGGTTATTGTCGGCGAGGTATTTTTTGTATCAGCTATTGCACTTCTTGGAAAAGAATATTGGGGTAAAATCAAGCAGTGGTTCAAGAACTTATTCAGTAAGAACACCAAAGAAAACTAG
- a CDS encoding DUF2147 domain-containing protein gives MQKSVNFTVIFLTAFLFLICSAYGQNKEDKFTGKWLSKDKMIVEVYKVGKGFNIKQLEAPKQKEKLNNGKVVAKNILETSKGEYKGTSIDLNDDKEYQSMWIISDGDGKSLTFKLKWGFIWHSEIWTKL, from the coding sequence ATGCAAAAGAGCGTAAATTTTACAGTAATATTTTTGACAGCATTTCTATTTCTTATCTGCTCAGCTTATGGGCAGAATAAGGAAGATAAATTTACAGGAAAGTGGCTTTCAAAAGATAAAATGATAGTCGAAGTCTACAAAGTAGGAAAAGGTTTTAATATCAAACAATTAGAAGCTCCCAAACAGAAAGAAAAGTTAAATAATGGAAAAGTAGTGGCTAAGAACATACTTGAAACATCAAAAGGTGAATATAAAGGAACTTCAATTGACCTAAACGACGATAAAGAATATCAAAGTATGTGGATTATCAGTGATGGTGATGGAAAGAGTTTGACATTTAAGCTTAAATGGGGATTTATTTGGCATAGTGAAATTTGGACGAAATTATAG
- a CDS encoding patatin-like phospholipase family protein: MIVNNKIGITLSGGGFRGIAHLGVLQCMEELGISFDAISGASAGALIGAFIAEGYSPAEIFKFAKTEKFFNYTDLFRGNGGMFSPDIFERIITKYIPHNSFEQLKVPLYVSVTDLSNARSLVFNQGCLSLAIKSSCCFPMVFVPVNYHNDTILCDGGILNNFPVEHINATCGKSVGVDVNSIEIARGHMGYGEIMDRIIRIITSKIDKEGANYCDVFIQPGELRKFSTFDTKHMDEIYQIGYEHAKKFEDDLLSLRQDNNC; encoded by the coding sequence ATGATAGTAAATAATAAAATTGGGATTACACTTTCAGGAGGTGGGTTTAGAGGAATAGCTCACCTTGGTGTTCTCCAATGTATGGAAGAGTTAGGAATCTCATTTGATGCTATTTCAGGTGCAAGCGCAGGTGCACTTATTGGTGCCTTTATTGCGGAAGGCTACAGTCCTGCAGAGATTTTCAAATTTGCAAAAACAGAAAAGTTTTTCAATTACACAGATTTATTTCGAGGTAATGGAGGAATGTTCAGTCCAGATATATTTGAAAGGATTATTACCAAATATATCCCTCATAACAGTTTTGAGCAGCTCAAAGTCCCATTATATGTTTCTGTTACTGATTTGAGTAATGCTCGGTCGTTGGTGTTCAATCAGGGCTGCCTAAGTTTGGCAATTAAATCTTCATGTTGTTTCCCTATGGTCTTTGTCCCCGTCAATTATCATAATGATACTATATTATGCGATGGAGGTATACTAAATAATTTTCCTGTTGAACACATAAATGCAACATGCGGAAAGAGTGTTGGAGTGGATGTAAATTCTATTGAGATTGCAAGGGGACATATGGGATATGGTGAAATCATGGACCGCATTATCCGAATAATTACTTCAAAAATAGATAAAGAAGGAGCAAATTACTGCGACGTCTTTATACAGCCGGGAGAACTTCGAAAGTTTTCAACTTTCGACACAAAACATATGGATGAAATATATCAAATAGGATATGAACATGCTAAAAAATTTGAAGATGATTTGCTGTCTTTAAGACAGGATAATAACTGTTGA
- a CDS encoding RteC domain-containing protein has product MKKYCYEKLQQLNDHLNDLSCDKTMLLAEDAIEIAQKKLNEVKEFIIEKGFKDANEEICFFKKIKPQFVAKLIYYNGIYKIEAKIPYGGDKVTKKYLKNEITKLKLYFDNNLEFYKYYRTNSTYLDDKYFLRGKYDIKLSLDSYYFETDHRFCTSHDYKVAKILANDLIQLYIEDRIFGLSNISSAKSPHYSLNWTGSKAALVELIYALQAQGVLDYGHADIKQISRVFSRMFNVDIGDFYHTYLELRNRKINKTKFLDSLRDVLSKKMDEQDDK; this is encoded by the coding sequence ATGAAAAAATACTGTTATGAAAAATTACAGCAGCTAAATGACCACCTAAATGATTTATCATGTGATAAAACAATGTTGCTTGCAGAAGACGCAATTGAAATTGCACAAAAAAAACTCAACGAGGTAAAGGAGTTTATCATTGAAAAGGGTTTTAAAGATGCTAATGAAGAAATCTGCTTTTTTAAGAAGATAAAACCGCAGTTTGTTGCTAAGTTGATTTATTACAACGGTATTTATAAGATTGAGGCTAAAATCCCTTATGGTGGAGATAAGGTAACGAAAAAGTATCTAAAAAATGAGATTACAAAATTGAAGCTATATTTTGATAATAATCTTGAGTTTTACAAATATTACAGAACAAATAGTACTTACCTAGATGATAAATATTTTTTGCGAGGGAAATATGATATCAAACTAAGCTTAGATAGTTATTATTTTGAGACAGATCATAGATTCTGTACTAGCCATGATTATAAAGTTGCAAAAATTTTAGCAAATGATCTTATCCAACTATATATTGAAGACAGAATTTTTGGGCTTTCAAACATTTCAAGTGCAAAAAGTCCACACTATTCTTTGAACTGGACAGGAAGTAAAGCTGCATTAGTTGAACTTATTTATGCCTTGCAAGCTCAGGGGGTATTGGATTATGGTCATGCTGATATCAAACAGATCTCAAGAGTGTTTTCAAGAATGTTTAATGTAGATATCGGTGATTTTTATCATACTTATTTAGAACTACGTAATAGGAAAATCAACAAAACCAAGTTTCTAGACTCTCTTAGAGATGTTTTAAGCAAAAAAATGGATGAACAGGACGATAAGTGA